A single window of Eleginops maclovinus isolate JMC-PN-2008 ecotype Puerto Natales chromosome 19, JC_Emac_rtc_rv5, whole genome shotgun sequence DNA harbors:
- the isca2 gene encoding iron-sulfur cluster assembly 2 homolog, mitochondrial: MSFVGAMITASKSKVLSLARASTILNNFNVRQQVHRRPLNPQPGLYTAGIQPFSSASAQEQAAVSASSEVRLTESCVKRLEEIMEKGEYLRIHVEGGGCSGFQYKFSVDANRNEDDRVFEQGGVGIIVDQDSLEFVKGATVDFSQELIRATFLVLKNPQADHGCSCGSSFSVKL; the protein is encoded by the exons ATGTCATTCGTTGGAGCTATGATAACTGCGTCAAAGTCAAAAGTATTAAGCCTTGCTAG GGCTTCTACTATTCTGAACAACTTTAATGTGAGACAACAGGTACACCGACGTCCCCTAAACCCCCAGCCAGGTCTTTACACAGCAGGAATTCAGCCCTTCAGCAGCGCCTCAGCCCAGGAGCAGGCAGCGGTATCAGCGTCATCTGAAGTACGACTCACTGAGTCATGTGTGAAG AGACTAGAGGAAATCATGGAGAAGGGGGAGTATCTGAGAATTCATGTGGAGGGTGGAGGCTGCTCCGGGTTCCAGTACAAGTTTTCCGTTGATGCTAACAGGAATGAAGATGACAG AGTGTTTGAGCAGGGAGGAGTGGGCATTATCGTGGATCAGGACAGCCTGGAGTTTGTGAAAGGAGCTACTGTGGACTTCAGCCAGGAGCTGATCCGCGCCACCTTCCTTGTGCTCAAGAATCCTCAAGCCGATCATGGCTGCTCTTGTGGCAGCTCCTTCTCTGTCAAACTATGA
- the npc2.1 gene encoding NPC intracellular cholesterol transporter 2, with translation MDVRAGIILLFCLMGFTCADTVKFIDCGSSTGKVVTVDINPCPNQPCELQKGQSYSVNVTFNSDVSSQTSTALVHGIIAGVPIPFPIPIEDGCKSGIQCPIQQQQKYNYVNLLPVKSEYPSIKLVVEWELRDDDKKDLFCIRFPVKIVS, from the exons ATGGATGTCCGGGCTGGTATCATCTTGTTGTTCTGCCTGATGGGATTCACCTGTGCGGATACGGTGAAATTCATTGACTGCG GCTCATCCACTGGCAAAGTGGTAACAGTTGACATTAACCCATGTCCCAATCAGCCATGTGAGCTGCAAAAAGGACAGTCCTACAGTGTCAATGTAACATTCAACAGTG ATGTGTCGAGCCAAACGAGCACAGCATTGGTTCACGGTATTATTGCTGGAGTTCCCATCCCCTTCCCCATTCCCATTGAAGATGGTTGCAAGTCTGGAATCCAGTGTCcaattcagcagcagcagaagtaTAACTATGTGAACTTGCTTCCTGTGAAGTCTGAGTATCCTTCA ATAAAGCTGGTTGTGGAGTGGGAACTGAGAGATGATGACAAAAAAGACCTGTTCTGCATTCGGTTCCCAGTTAAGATTGTGAGCTAA
- the gskip gene encoding GSK3-beta interaction protein translates to MRNRELSSVNSHSTEASPRRALSGLEASTSRKNTIREEGMEIDCQPEEPVISSFDEDCVMLGDVKDMRLEAEAVVNDVLFAVAEMHLSQSFNSGRDVAYINLETKEGNRYCLELTESGLRVVGYTFDEVDEDLNTQYHETVYSLLDKLSPGYREAFGNALLLRLEQLKQNGQ, encoded by the exons ATGCGAAACAGAGAGCTTTCTAGCGTTAACTCCCACTCGACTGAAGCCTCTCCACGGAGAGCTTTGAGCGGGCTGGAAGCCTCCACTAGCCggaaaaacacaatcagagaggag GGGATGGAGATAGACTGCCAGCCTGAGGAACCAGTCATCTCTTCTTTTGACGAGGACTGTGTCATGCTTGGTGACGTCAAAGACATGAGATTGGAGGCAGAGGCAGTGGTCAATGACGTTCTTTTTGCTGTAGCTGAAATGCACTTGTCACAAAGTTTTAACAGTGGGAGGGATGTGGCCTACATAAACTTGGAAACAAAAGAAGGAAACCGGTATTGTCTGGAGCTCACAGAGTCTGGACTACGG GTGGTCGGCTATACTTTCGATGAAGTGGACGAGGATTTGAACACCCAGTATCATGAGACTGTTTACTCACTTCTGGACAAGCTGAGTCCGGGTTACAGAGAAGCCTTTGGGAACGCTTTGCTGCTGCGGCTTGAGCAGCTGAAGCAAAACGGACAGTAA